In Cryptomeria japonica chromosome 5, Sugi_1.0, whole genome shotgun sequence, the genomic window GGTTCTTGATAATGCTAACAGTTGTTTCCAGGAGACACATTTAACAAACTGGAAACAATTACCAACTTCTAAGCGTGGTGGCAGATGAGTAATTAATTCTGATCAATGTCATTCATTACATATTATCGACATGGAACGTGCCCTGCTGCatcctcctcccaagaaaatttGTCCAAAaacttctttttatattgtaataggGAAAAATTATAAGCCATGAGATATGCAGTCAACCTCAAGGACCATTCGACCAGCTTAAAAGAGTAGTCACTTCCAACAAATAAGAACCAATACAATGAAAGTTACTTGCTCGATGCAACTAgtcaattttaaaattcaattgtcCTCTACAGGATGCAGCTAGCTCAGAACTACAAAGCTCAACAAGATTAAGAGTCCCTCGTTAATGAATTTATATCATATATTCAATTCAGAAGTCTTTGCCCCCTCATCCTATAGAGGGTGGAGGAGAAAGAAGTCCAGCTGAACCGCTCCACCCACCCATTCCCCGGCAACCCTCACTTTAACCATCTTTAGTTTGTCTGATTGTCACTCTTGTTTCACCTTTACAAACACACTGGCTTCCTGATGGAGAATTGTAAATCTTGTTCTTCCAAAAAACTCTCTAGTGCACCATCTGTTAAAATACCATTACCATTATTATCACCTCAAGCTTGGAGTGGATTTTTTTGGACTTCAGTCCCTCTTGATAATTTTATAAGGAACTTCAGTATTTTTCAACACTCATTGTCACTCATTGCTGTCTAGCTTCTCAGAACATTAAGAACTCTTTTCCTTTTTAACCATCAAATCACCCTGAACAACCCCACATCAAGACTAAGCTCTCTTTTTTTCTTGACGGATTTTCTTAGAAGTCAGATTGcacatcatgtttcttcatttctaatttcctgATATTGTCCAAGCTCCCTGCTGCCTTCACATTCCAAGAAAAGTTTCCCACCATTGCATAGATCTCCAGTGCTTGTGGGATTTATCTGCCTTCTACAGAAAAACACTCTAACATTTTATGGACTTCGATCCAACTAAATCCAGGTATTTTTCTTATTCCTTTGTCTTTCATCGATTTTCTTACCTTTTGAGCATCACCCCACCTACCTGCTTCTGCATAGATGTTTGACAGAAGAACATAAGGTGCGGCATTTTCAGGATCTAACTCAAGGAGGAGTTTTGCTACAAATTCTCCTATCCCTATATCCTTATACAATCTACAGCCGCCAAGCAAACACATCCAGACAACCATATCTGGTATTATTGGCATTTTGAAGACAAAGTTTAGGGCTTCCTCAAGATATCCAGCACGGGAAAGGAGGTCAACTGTGCATACATAATGATACATTCTATGCATGATGCAATAAGATTCAGTCATGTGATTGAAGTATTTACAGCCATCATCCACTAGACCTGCATGGCTGcatgcaaacaaaacaaaaacaaagcttAAATGGTTGGGATTGATTCCAGTGTGCTTCATTAGTTCAAATAGTTCAATGGCATCTTCACTATAGCCATGCATTGCATATCCTGCTATTATTGCATTCCATGAGAATACACCTGGCTGACCAATTTTATTAAACAACCTACGCGCCTTCTGTATGatcccacattttgcatacatcttTATCAGGGCAGTTCCAAAGGCATCAGGCAAAAGCCCAGTCTCAATTATTTTTTGATGGATTTCCATACCCTGCTCCAAAGCACCAAGTTTTGAACAAGCTGGGAGGATTCTGGCAAAAGTTGACGAGTccggctttacacctgccaattgcatatTCCTAAAAATCTCCAAGGCTTCATCAAAAAACCCATTTTGTAAACATCCGGCAATGATTGCATTCCATGATACCACATCTCGTTGAGGCatttctttgaaaagcattaaagcctcATCAAGAACACCATTCAGTGCATATCCCttaatcattgcagtccatgaggcCAAATCAGGATGATGTATGTTGTCAAATAATTCACGTGCCTtttgtatgcttccacattttgcatacacatCTATCAGGGCAGTCACAATCACAACATCAGACAAAAATCCACTTTGGATTAATTTTTGATGGATCTCCAGAGACTGTTCCAAGGCTCCTATTCTGCCACAAGCTGTGAGGATGCTGGTAATGGTGCCTGagtttggctttatgccttccagtTGCATTTGCTTAAAAATCTCTAAGGCCTTATCAGCAAGCCTATTTTGCGCATATCCTGTAATTATTGCATTCCATGATGCCACATCTCGCTGGGGCATTTCTTTGAAAATCCTTGAAGCTTCATCAAGAGCACCGTTTTCTACATATCCtgtaatcattgcattccatgaggtcaCATTTGGATGATGAATTCGTCCAAACAATTCACATGCcttttctatgcttccacattttgcatacatgtctaccaaggcagtcaTAACTACAGTTGCCGACAAAAATCCGCTTTCGATTATTTTTTGATGGATTTCCATACCCTGTTCCAGAGATCGCATTTTGGCGCATGCTGGGAGTATGCTTGCAAAAGTTGCTGATATAGGCTTTACACCTatcaattgcatttgcttaaataattccaaggcttcttcatcaagcgcattttgtgcatatccagcaatgaTTGATGTCCACGAAACATCATCTGTATTACGCATTTTTTCAAATAGTTCACGGGCCTTTTGTACAATTCCACATTTTGAGTACATATCTATGAGGGCATTTACAACTACGACATCTGACAAAAGTCCAATTTCAATTATTTTCTTATGGATTTTCATACCCTGCTCTAAATATCCTGTTTGGGCACAAGCTGGAAGTATGCTGGCAAAGGTTGCTGAGTTGGGTTTTACaccagccaattgcatttgcttaaaaaaACCCAAGGCTTTATCAACAAACCCATACTGTGCATAGCCAGAAATGATTGCAGTCCAAGAGACTACGTCTCgtttaggcattttgtcaaacaaaacCCTTGCCTTGAgtatacttccacattttgcatacatgtctatcagtGCAGtggcaactacatctgacaaaaatcCGCTCTCCATCACTTTTTGATGAATCTCCATACCCTGTTCTAAAGCTGCAAGTTTAGCACAAGATGGGAGGATGCTCGCAAAGGTTGGCGAGTTTGGTTTCACACCGgccaattgcatttgtttaaaAATCTCAAAAGCAATTTCAGCAAGACGACTGTGCGTATATCCGGCAACGATTGCAGTCCAAGAGAACAAATCTCgttgagacattttgtcaaacagttcaacTGCCTTATGCATTCTTCCACATTTAACGTGCATATCTATCAGGGTATTCATCACAATAATATTAAACTGAAAGCCACATCTCAGTATCCTTCCATggatctgcaaaccatgtcttagaGATGCCACGTTAGCGCAAACAGGAAGAATAGTAGAGAAGGTAAAGTTATCAGGCTGGATAGTTGTTCGTTGCatttgatgaaacaatttcaaagcTTGTTCAGGAAAACCATGCCTTCTGTAAGCTGCAATTATCACATTCCATGAGAAGACATCTGGTTGTATCATGTTATCGAAAACTTCTCGAGCATCCACCACACTTCCGCACTTGTCATACATGTTGATAAGTGTGTTCTGTAAAAATGGGTTTGTAGCAAATGTAGTTTCCCTGGCATTGATGAGGGAGTGGATTTGCTTACCCTCTGAAAGGGCTTTCTTGTCAATGCAAGCCTGCAATAGATGAAGATAAGTGGAGGAATGAATAACAGAGTTGTGGGTAGTGAGCAGAAGATGTAGGGCTTCTTTCAACCGACCCGCATTACAGAGTTCTCTGAGTTTGAGATTGAGATTAGCAATGGATGACATTGAATGATGAGCCATCAGCCCGGAATTTCAAACTAACCAATGCCTGTTTATTTACATTCGTTGACGGCTGTGAATTTTCCATTGTGCCATATCAGAAAAACTACTGTGATAATTGGATATTAAGGGAAAGGACCACCCATTGTTAAAAATATTTATATCAATAGTTACGATTTTTAaattattgttgatgatgattatttgtaattgaatgaaatatatttttagttgtagaaaacaatcaatcatgtgatgccacatcagctataCAAGTAAAGGTTTATCATTGGTCtcattttttttgggtttttttggacaccttcacaaaaaGCATACTGATGTGGCCTTGAAATCTTAGTTATAAGCACAAGACTTGTCAAGTATGTTGTTATAAAAAATCGTGAGTAATTTGAAATTTCTAAGTAAGATTTTGAGGAGTGCggagttagggtgctcaactagtGGATCCTTCCCCTAGTGACTTTACTTTCTagctaattaaaaaaaaactattggtGAGGTGCTCTCGCTAGCTATTTCATCAATTGGGAGGCCTTGTGAATCAAACATAATTATGttacacctaaatttgattatttttttgaaataCAGTAGTCCTTATCTTTTAGGACTGTTTAAGAATTTGCCCCATCAACTTAAGAATTTTTCCTACCACTTGTTAATCATATGAAATTTTAGATtcccattaaaaaaaaaatagaagaaaaagaaaaagagagaataatattaattttgttaattttgatcACAATTTTGACATTTAAACTTTTAAGCTGACTTGCCCTACTAAATTCATGAGATAAtcaactttaaaatattcctaaaaaatcttgACAACATCTACTTAATATTTTCAGGAATCCCCCTTCTATGAAATTGCAATCTTTACACCATAAAACGTCACTTGCATTCACACCATACCATACATATCTAGCATGAAGTTGAAGCCACTTTAGGCATTTCTATACATGTCAGTTTATATAGCGACTTGGCATGTCCATAATGGAGAGTATGACAACATAATTTGGAGGATTTTTTAAGTGCTATTGAGAATAGGCGTTGTCTATGCAGGCACTAAAAGGGCCTGGATAAGACATTTttttgacatttaataattaaatttaacatCAAAATATAAtactttgttttttaatttaattattaaatgtcaaaaaatgtctTCTTCGGGGTCTTTTGGTGCCTACATAGCCAATTCATTTAGAATAATGATCCATGTATGACGCCATTAATGAGCATGGAAAGCCCACAATGAATGCCTCAAAAGTGAAAAGATTCTCCATGAAGCTAAACAATGAACTCAAATCAATTATCATTTTCATTATTGAAAGTTTATAGTTGGTGAAGCCCTATGTTGGTATAAATTAttatctcataattacactttacttaacttaggataatgcattttcattatagtttgcatatgagacacttaaggaagtgtgctcatagggaagttgcttgtaggagaaattccactttttgtggtcttatcttgttacattccacctttggtgggtgatccacctcttgtggaatattttattatttctcctacctaccctcatctacccttgtttctcattgggccacatgtcatgattttgtgctcacatatccatatggcctttctTTTATAAGCAGTctcatcttcattgtatggttTATCAAGTTGATCATTTTTTGCATCTATATGAGAATACATTTTGTTCTTATCAATCTTTTGTCTCTCTTGTTTGTGCTATTCATCGTGTTTTAGATCTTGGCTATTTTTGACATATTCTTACATCCTCTAggaataatgacataaagagagtTACAAATATTATTTGGAGTTTGAAGGGTGTGTTTTCTTCTCTATCATAATATGAGTGCTTTTGTTGATATTTAAAAAGGAGCAGTAATAAATTTATGGACTTTTGGAGCCTTGATTGTTAGTTTTACTGCTATAAGTTTCACGATTCATTATGATTATGTAGAAGTGGAAAAAAACTAGTTTTTAtttgaaacatttaaatggttTTTTAGACATGAAGTCTATGTGATAGATTTTTTAATGCAAAGAAGCTATGAATTATGGgtgttcaatcttcttcatatttgcattcaatattTTGAAATATCTTCATTTATTTGTAGGGCTTATAGAtgaaaaaaggggaaaaaaattTATAAGTATTTGAGTCACATGTAACAATTCATTTTTAGAAAATACTTGGTTACAATATGTTTTAATTTTACAGCTTGAAGCCATGAGTAATTCATTCGTAAAATAGATATGGGTTTGTTTTAAAGTAGTCTTTTTCTAGTTAAGTTTTTAAAAGCAACTATTTGAAAGTGAACTTGGATCTCAACTATGAATATAGCTTCAAGGGTTCATTAATTTATTCTAATGATGGGCTTCTATCTAGTTTGGTTGCATCAATATCATCACGATTAACTATTACATGCTTTGTTATTGATCCTACCATTAGTTTAGTTTGCTCGTCCTTGTCAAAGTAAGgtcatatataaatattttttaaggagTTTTCTTATGAATCTTTCATCTAGTCATAATCTATTAGTGATTATACTTATTAGGGAAAATAGAAAGACCGCAAAGTGAGTTTGAAACATAATTATTATACTTGTAGCATTAGAAAAAAAATGATATTTGTAAAAATTGAGTTTTTGAGAATAATTTTTATATAGTTGTAGGGCATGTAATGACTTGTTTGATTGTCTCATAAAATTGAGAGTCATTGAAAGCCATTTTTTAAGATAATCAAAATTCTTATAATGTAAAATAATCACAATCTTTTATATAAATTGATTGATGAAATTCAATCAAATGGATTTGTTATCATCAACATGGAGAGGAAAGATGAGAAGATCTACTAATCACCCGATTAAGCAAACAACTTTTGAATTGGAGGTCTAATTCATGTGTTTCTTTTCATTATCATATGGCTATGGTATCTTACAACGTTTTTTTCAATTTGTCTTTGAATTGTTAAGATATttctattttggcttattttgatGAGCAAGAGAGGTCATAATGTGTACATGGATTCATTGGTCAAATagttcatctactttagcaatatGCACGATTGATATATTCACTAACTATAGATGATTtcgaataatttttttattttattattgagaGCACCATGTTAGACAAGATATATGGTATGGGAGTGTTATTTTGATTTTGGAGTATGTTTGTGGTTATAATTTAATCAAGGTTATAAATGTATAAACACTATTAATTTTTTAGCTTCTAAGTACATCTTAGGGCCACCATCAATGTAATGGTTCACATATCGTTTTACAATTATATGCATCCATTCTTCTATGATTGGTAAGGGATTACAAATAGAATTATCTTTTTGCATCCACTTTTATCCATTCTTTTATGATTGACAAGAGATTATAGTCAAAATTAAGTCTATCTCTAGAGTTCTTGCATGCATTCTTGAGAAGCATGGTTTTTGATACAAGACTTCATAGTATTTTCTCTTGTTCTAAAATAGACGCTTGGAGTCTATAAAATCTAATATGGGATGTGTTGGACTAGAGAACTCCAATATATTTCACTCTTATACTTCAATTTTGTAAAATCCATTTAGAAACTAAAGGATTTAGTGTCACTTGAATTGGCTAAGGATTGTATCATACATGTTCTTCTTATGTAAGTTGACtacccttcatcttctaatggtaTCTATCCATGATTGGTGCTCAAGCATCCTAGATGAAAGGTTTGTTGTATCAAATGTTCAATGTAAGAAGACATTGGCACATGTTTAGTAACATAAGGAACTAAcacattttgataaatattttcCTATATTAGTCAAGCATCTCATTGTCACTTACAAGAGAATAAAATAGAGACTTTAAGCTTCTTTACCATACCCTTTTCTATAGATGGTGTTTCGATTTTCTCTATCTAAAAATCCAAGGGGACGAAAGGTCTAGTTTTGATATCTTGATAATTCTCGATCCTAATTTATTTATAATTAGCGTGCTAAGGGTCTAGAGATACTATAGGTGTTTTAGAGTGTTTAGAGAGTGGTAAGGACAAGCGAAAAACCTAGGTATGGGTCTAGTTAAGTTAACGAAGTTCCTATGTTCGATGATTGAATTTTCTTTTGTAATTATAAAGTACTTGAACATTTATCTACCTAATGTGCTAAAGGTTTCAATTGATTTGGAGACTAACACAATCCCTAtgttcattgtttaaattttttgtaattatgaAGTATTGGAACATTTATCTTCCTAATGCATTAAAGGTTTCAATTGCTTTTGAGGATAAAGCTATAATAGGTATTCCACATTTTACAAGTGTAGTATGCATATTACATGACATTAATCAACTCTCTTGAGAATCCTTTTGAaatatgaaaacatgtcatacatCTTTCCTTCAATGATAACTTCTAAAGTTCTAGAGAAAACACCATCAAACCCACTAGCATGAAGGAGAACTTTTGGAGAGTTTTGAATCTTAAGTGTTCTTTGAAGCTTCATTCAtactttcacacacacacacacacacatatatatatattcatcctCGCTATGATCCTAGTTAGCTTAAGAAGGGCATTGTAGGTTGGGTTTAAATTATTTCTTGTCTCCAATAGGAAAAACTTGATCCGTCTCTCTTCTCTTCTAGCTTTATTTATCAACCATTTATTCAAGAGAATGTGTTAAGTTCCATAGGAGACTTGATATCTCTAAAGATCACATTCTAACTatatattatttttcatatttCGGGATTGCAAAGCTTATATCCTTTGCATCTTCATTATAACTAGAGATAATATATTTACTAGAATTGAAGTCTAACATTAAACTCTTCTCCTTgtgcatatgtacatatacatcaCAACCAAAAAAATggagaagttaaaaaaaaaatctctctcATTCAAACTTCCTTAGGGATTTTATCAACAAGTGCTAGaacataagacaattttttataagataacaagtagtattggttgattttttttttataattaaatacaatccCATCCGGCATAGATTAATTATGTCAAATAAATCAACCTTAGGATGATGAAATGAGAAGGAAATCATAATAGTGTGACAAGTAACATATGCGCAATATAAAGAAGATAAATTTATTCATCTATATACACTATAGAATTAATTTGCTCATTTATTCCTTATACAGTTCGCTTTATACTATAAGCATAGATATACTTTCTATACTATTTTTATATACTTTGTACCTAACTTTTTTGTGTTGGGAGATAAGCTTAAGTCCTTGGCTACCTCCTCCATAGCTCTAGTTCTTAATGTTATATCTATTTTGAAGGCTTCTTCCTTTAGTGCAACTATCTTAGTCTATaggtttctttaattcttaggaAAACCCTTTAGTGATCTAATCTATGATAAGTGGGCTTGGTGTGATAAATCCCACCATTGATTTGATTACAATATCATTATTAGTTGTGGTCTTAGTAAGATAAGACAACCATTTCTAAGGGGTTCCTAGTGCTAGATAGAGATTTTTAAAGTTCATGTTCATCCAACAAAGATTATTGTGCCTTGTTATTGTGTCACTTATTCCTTTTGCGCATCTACTAATGAAGgctcattttccatttttgaagtgTCTAAATATATTGTACcaatttcttttatatatatattttttgtgtttATCTCTTGTACTTCTTTTGTTATTTTTGTGCGTCCTTCTCTTTCTCTATATTTATTTGGATAATTTTCTATGTGGTTTCCTCTCTTGAGTATTTTTCTTGTGGCAAAGGTTCTTCAATAGTAAAGGATACttcctattttcttttcttttctttcccatTTTGTACTTTTGTATTTTCTCTTCAAAGACCAATTTTTGGGTTGGAGGGCTTCTATTGGTTGAGCTTAGACACTCATGAATCCTCTtagttttttcatttttcaatttgattGTGGTTTGAGTAGCTTGTGGTTTTGAAATATCTTAAGATGTTGGAGGTAGAAGATCTTCTTTTGTCTTCACTTTTTTGCACATTTCTCTCTCCAATGATTTTCCCATTGGAATATTTCTTATCCTTTCTATCACTGCATATTCACCATGTATATAATATTTTTGTAGTTAGATCCTTAGGGTAGGAGAGGAGTATATTTACCATGTATATAATATTTTTGGAGTTAGATTTTTAGGGTAGGAGAGGAGGATTTGAGCTATACTTTTCAATAGGGATTATATGCTTCATATAAAAGATGATATACTATGAAAGTGCTCAATTTCATGGCCTATTTAAATGGATGCAATCCTTGTCCATCACAAAACTACCTTGTTCTCTATTATTCACGCAATTATATGGCTCAATCTTTCTCTCTTATGCATcctttcttgatttttttaaaataatgattTATAACTGTATTGATCTACCATATGGTTTCATTTAGAAACCACTATATGTTCTCctatattttattttctacaaaattaGCTAACCACCATGCACACTTTTTTATTCAAGTAATTCACTTAGAAAATATAGAGCTACGAAAATAATTAACAAGCCATAACTAAATTATTCGTATTCTCCATACTCTCCATGAGTTACTCTCTTAAGGTTTCACAAatatcatattctttcatgttaGTCACTATTTCATAGGTAACATGTATGTAGACTATGCCTCTAGTGTGAAAAATCTTATATGCTAATATTTTATTGCATACCATCCTCCAAGAtccttatttttattgattatgagGAAGAATCTATGAAATGTTATTGTTATGAGTGTGGTGTCTAACTTATTTTCTACCTTTTTGGGTTTCACTCCATTATGCCATAATCATGTCACTCACCTAATTTCTTCCTTAGTAATGAGGAAGGGCTTGTCTAGATATGTAAACCAACCAAATCCATTTGTTTTAACTGAAGAAATTTGAATTTTCTTGTAATTAGATTTATTAGGGTTTCGCTTTTTTTTAGAGAAGATTCACATGGATA contains:
- the LOC131029104 gene encoding pentatricopeptide repeat-containing protein At2g13600-like; amino-acid sequence: MAHHSMSSIANLNLKLRELCNAGRLKEALHLLLTTHNSVIHSSTYLHLLQACIDKKALSEGKQIHSLINARETTFATNPFLQNTLINMYDKCGSVVDAREVFDNMIQPDVFSWNVIIAAYRRHGFPEQALKLFHQMQRTTIQPDNFTFSTILPVCANVASLRHGLQIHGRILRCGFQFNIIVMNTLIDMHVKCGRMHKAVELFDKMSQRDLFSWTAIVAGYTHSRLAEIAFEIFKQMQLAGVKPNSPTFASILPSCAKLAALEQGMEIHQKVMESGFLSDVVATALIDMYAKCGSILKARVLFDKMPKRDVVSWTAIISGYAQYGFVDKALGFFKQMQLAGVKPNSATFASILPACAQTGYLEQGMKIHKKIIEIGLLSDVVVVNALIDMYSKCGIVQKARELFEKMRVKPISATFASILPACAKMRSLEQGMEIHQKIIESGFLSATVVMTALVDMYAKCGSIEKACELFGRIHHPNVTSWNAMITGYVENGALDEASRIFKEMPQRDVASWNAIITGYAQNRLADKALEIFKQMQLEGIKPNSGTITSILTACGRIGALEQSLEIHQKLIQSGFLSDVVIVTALIDVYAKCGSIQKARELFDNIHHPDLASWTAMIKGYALNGVLDEALMLFKEMPQRDVVSWNAIIAGCLQNGFFDEALEIFRNMQLAGVKPDSSTFARILPACSKLGALEQGMEIHQKIIETGLLPDAFGTALIKMYAKCGIIQKARRLFNKIGQPGVFSWNAIIAGYAMHGYSEDAIELFELMKHTGINPNHLSFVFVLFACSHAGLVDDGCKYFNHMTESYCIMHRMYHYVCTVDLLSRAGYLEEALNFVFKMPIIPDMVVWMCLLGGCRLYKDIGIGEFVAKLLLELDPENAAPYVLLSNIYAEAGRWGDAQKINPTSTGDLCNGGKLFLECEGSRELGQYQEIRNEET